The following proteins come from a genomic window of Microtus pennsylvanicus isolate mMicPen1 chromosome 22, mMicPen1.hap1, whole genome shotgun sequence:
- the Carf gene encoding calcium-responsive transcription factor isoform X4: protein MECQYGPRRKGFQLQRLSEQGSRACHLYRATCPARIYIKKVQKFPEYRVPTDPQMDRKMIRVEQEKAFSMLKKNLVDAGGVLRWYVQLPTQQAHQYHELETRGLSLSPSPLEEEETVVRDENCALPSRLHPQVAHKIQELVSQGVGQVYAVRKQLRKFVERELFKPDEVPERHNLSFFPTVNDIKNHIHEVRKSLRTGDMVSNPEIIPATLQWTTDSGNILRETVTVTFAEGNSLGEPVTSKVGASRSPEPFRLLSPLPSFQPKISSHLQGLKLQPRLSSLDGSQALVSENGHPSSGPSGLLDTAGNAVVNNHSLLLGQSQNLRTDTCLTQNSSAASAVGNLPESVQNLEMGPLVEAEDVEDTGNLDGSVNRILLGDVQTVPALIKESLEDTLSVNQVKQESKESTLSIGSQTFLDCKKSSAT, encoded by the exons GATTTACATTAAAAAGGTACAGAAATTCCCTGAATATAGAGTGCCTACAGACCCCCAGATGGACAGGAAGATGATCAGAGTGGAGCAGGAGAAAGCCTTCAGCATGCTGAAGAAGAACCTGGTGGATGCTGGGGGTGTTCTTCG ATGGTATGTGCAGTTACCTACACAGCAAGCTCATCAGTATCATGAATTAGAGACTCGTGGCCTCTCTCTGTCACCTTCTCCTCTTGAAGAAGAGGAAACTGTAGTCAGAGATGAGAACTGTGCGTTGCCCTCACGTCTCCACCCGCAAGTAGCGCATAAGATTCAGGAATTAGTGTCTCAGGGAGTAGGACAAGTGTATGCAGTGAGGAAGCAGCTCAG AAAATTTGTGGAAAGAGAGCTGTTCAAACCTGATGAGGTACCTGAAAGACATAATTTGTCCTTTTTTCCAACTGTAAATGATATAAAAAATCATATCCATGAGGTACGGAAATCCTTGAGGACGGGAGATATGGTATCTAATCCAGAGATTATTCCAGCAACG CTCCAGTGGACTACAGATAGCGGGAATATTCTCAGAGAGACTGTAACAGTTACATTTGCAGAAG GAAATTCACTGGGAGAACCAGTTACCAGCAAAGTGGGGGCGAGTAGGTCCCCAGAGCCGTTCCGCTTGCTCTCCCCACTTCCTTCATTTCAGCCCAAAATCTCTTCACACTTACAG GGTTTGAAGTTACAGCCAAGACTCTCCTCTCTTGATGGATCCCAAGCTCTGGTATCAGAAAATGGTCACCCTTCCTCCGGTCCTTCAGGACTTCTGGATACAGCAGGAAATGCTGTAGTGAATAATCATTCTCTACTGCTTGGTCAGAGTCAGAACCTTCGAACAGACACATGCCTAACGCAAAACAGCAGCGCTGCCTCTGCTGTGGGAAACCTCCCAGAGTCAGTTCAAAATCTTGAAATGGGTCCGCTGGTGGAAGCTGAAGATGTTGAGGATACAGGGAATCTGGACGGAAGTGTAAATAGGATTCTGTTGGGAGATGTGCAGACCGTTCCAGCTCTGA tTAAAGAAAGTCTAGAAGATACTCTGTCTGTGAACCAAGTTAAACAAGAATCCAAAGAGTCGACACTGTCTATAGGATCACAAACTTTTCTGGACTGTAAAAAATCATCTGCTACATAA